One window of Suricata suricatta isolate VVHF042 chromosome 6, meerkat_22Aug2017_6uvM2_HiC, whole genome shotgun sequence genomic DNA carries:
- the LOC115294034 gene encoding putative olfactory receptor 2W6 — translation MERNESSGDFILLGFSDRPKLEMVLFFTNMVFYLLAVMGNSSIIFLSLVDPRLHRPMYFFLCNLSLLDLCYTSSSIPQMLVNLWGPEKTITYMDCVIQLFAFLSVGGIECILLSVMAYDRFVAVCKPLHYMAIMHPQLCLRLAACAWLPGIANSILMSPVTMSLERCGHRRINHFVCEMPAVIHISCVDTSRVEGLVFVLAIPIVLVPLTMILVSYGYIAAAVLRIQSAAGRRKAFNTCSSHMIVVSLFYSSIIYMYMQPGNVASQDQGKFLTLFYCLVTPTLNPFIYTLRNKDVKAAMWKVLGKDHSLSDAIGH, via the coding sequence ATGGAAAGAAATGAGAGCTCTGGAGACTTCATTTTGCTGGGGTTCTCAGACCGGCCAAAGCTGGAGATGGTCCTGTTTTTCACTAATATGGTGTTCTACCTTCTGGCTGTCATGGGCAACTCGTCCATCATCTTCCTTTCCCTGGTGGACCCTCGACTGCACAGACCAATGTACTTCTTCCTCTGCAACCTGTCCCTCCTGGACCTCTGCTACACCTCTAGCAGCATTCCTCAGATGCTGGTCAATCTCTGGGGCCCAGAAAAGACCATCACCTACATGGATTGTGTCATACAACTCTTTGCGTTCCTGTCCGTGGGAGGCATTGAGTGCATTCTTCTTTCagtcatggcctatgaccgctttGTGGCTGTTTGCAAGCCTCTTCACTACATGGCCATTATGCACCCACAGCTGTGCCTGCGGCTGGCAGCCTGTGCCTGGCTTCCTGGGATTGCCAACTCCATCCTCATGTCCCCAGTGACAATGTCTCTGGAGCGGTGTGGTCACCGTCGCATCAACCACTTTGTGTGTGAGATGCCAGCCGTCATCCACATTTCTTGTGTGGACACCAGCCGGGTTGAAGGTCTAGTTTTTGTCCTGGCCATCCCCATTGTCCTGGTGCCCCTCACCATGATACTGGTTTCCTATGGCTATATTGCAGCTGCAGTTCTGCGGATCCAGTCTGCAGCTGGGAGGCGCAAGGCCTTCAACACATGCTCTTCCCACATGATTGTAGTGTCTCTCTTCTATAGCAGCATAATCTACATGTACATGCAGCCTGGGAATGTGGCAAGCCAGGACCAGGGCAAGTTCCTCACCCTTTTCTACTGTCTAGTGACCCCCACTCTGAATCCTTTCATCTACACACTGAGAAACAAAGATGTGAAGGCAGCCATGTGGAAGGTTCTTGGGAAAGACCACAGCCTGTCGGATGCAATAGGGCACTGA